From Gossypium raimondii isolate GPD5lz chromosome 11, ASM2569854v1, whole genome shotgun sequence:
AGTTTCACTCACCAAACACCCATATATCCTCCATTGATGGTTAcatgtttttattaatatttgcaATACTGTATATGAATCTGAAGAAGCAGGAGAGCTTAAGTTAAGCAATAATTTGAGAGTACAGTAACTAAAAAGGGTGCAatgtttcctttttcaatttctttctgGAAAGCTTGGGGAGAATGGACCCACTCTTCTCTTATGTCTCAGTATCACTCCTTAAATTACATCCCCATCTCTTCACTCTTCACTCCATCGCCACTCTCAGGTTTTGCTTCTACTttccaattttttctttttaattgaagtgaattaGCATGTGCTCATCTATACATTTGATTTTCcttgtatttgaatatatatatatatatattttttttaaatttgcagAGTGAATGATCATCATATTAAACATTTGTGCATGTAGAAACACCGAGCGGAAGAAATGGAGAGCAGAATAACCAAGTGGAAGAATCTGAAACAGAAGTTAGGTTTGAAGGCAATGGGGATGGGTTGCTGTGGAGCCACATGGAATCCCAGACCCAGAATTTCCACCATTTCAATCCTCGACGAAGATGAAGAaacacctcaatcacaacaagtCATTACCAGGACCACCACCCGATTCAATGTCGTAAACAGCGCCACCGTCCCCCTGTTGCTGGCCCGCCACCACCACCAACAACAGCAAGCGGTACCCACCCCGCCGACATCCGCCTCGGGGATGAACTTAGCAATGGCGCTGGCCGCGGAGCGTAATTTGCGGGGAACCAACGACAACACCAACAACGTGGGTCCCAGACCGGTGCAGGTAAAGACATTGATGAGATTGATTGAAGAAACGGAGGGTGAAGATTGTTGGACACAACAAGAAGAGCAACTGAAGAAGAAGCAGAGGAAAGAGGTGGTTGAAAATGAAGGTGGAGGAGGAGGGAGCTGCGATTGGATGTGCTGCGTGTGCATGGAGAGGAAGAAAGGAGCGGCTTTTATTCCATGTGGGCACGCCTTTTGCAGGGTATGTTCCAGGGAAGTGTGCCTCAACCGTGGATCCTGCCCTGTTTGCAACCGTTCCATCCTGGATATTCTTGATATTTTCTAGATTAATTGAGATGGGGTCTGAaaatattcttttgaattttacaTGCACTCTACCACAACAACATCTTCATTTGCGTCATCAATTCTTCATTCCATTCCCAATGGCATGTAAAATTTTTCTGCACTTAATTTGGACAAAGCCAACAGCTAACTTTGGGTATCTCTATGAGCCCAAATTCCTCGAGGGACCGATGAGTTGATCacatttttccttcttattGAATTggtattataaattaattcaatattaatttaaaattaatggtCACATCATCATAAACAATTACATTTAGTACTCTCATTTATATGTacttacatgtttaaattttgttttacttacaatttaatattttttttaattttaatatcgtacatatttcatgtgttattattcttaattaattttaaaccataatttcattatttattgcatcttatttttaaacacacatttatgttctaaatatgtaattttcatataaatattagggtaaattataaaattagtcacccaattattagtgtgtttctattttgatcacccaattaagaaaattttcaatttagttactaacgttttagattattttattttggccaCTCACGTTTtagtttgtttctattttggtcactctctGTTAAATAGTTAATGAAGTAATAATGTAGCTTTTTTCTAATTGGtacaataacacatttagtcatcaatacttatacattttatgaaatcctatcaatttgatcctcaaacacatataattagatCTTGATAAACTTATATgtaaatttgtgattttgataaACCCAAAAACTTAGAACCCTCcaaaactcaataaatttgtgtttttttttatgaacttcATTCATGATCGTGCTAATAGCATTCTCAACAGAGAAACTCAAATTTTCCTATAAAacctaacaaataaaaataaaaacgaaaaagcCTCTTATAAGCCTTTTTCAAATCATCATCTTTTGCATTCTTATCAACTTGAAGAATCATGTAATAATCGAAACCCATCTCtaagcataatttttttttggtaaaatttatcTTCATCTAATTTGtttgcaatttatttttaaaagatgtaaattttctaggtttttgatttttctaacttgaattttagatttttatttaaaaaaatagatgcATGTTTCTATAAAATAGATTATGACATCATCAATGCAATGTGTCACAACTTGAGAGTGTCATGTAATATAACATTGTTATAAAAAGTACTAAAACTCATGACAGAATGAAAACTTGGGTACCAACTTgggacaaaaaaattataagtaccAACTTGGAAGAAGGTGTTAAGTTGAGAGAGAGTAAATGCATATTTGAgccttataattataattaaatataaacacttgtaatatataaaataatattatatttttgtactttttcataatatataatttatatttaagcaTATGTGTTTGAGgttcaaattgatagaatgtgtaagtattgaggactaaatgtgttattataccagTTAGAAAAAGACCACATCATCATTTTCGCTAATCATTTAATGGTGAGCAGccaaaatagaaacaataaaaaatgtcagtaaccaaaatagaaatgatcTAAAAAGtcagtgactaaattgaaaattttcatagttgagtgaccaaaatagaaacacGCTAATAGTTGGTTGGCTAATtctatagtttaccctaaatattaatgtaattcaagtcATTTCATGCCCATGAAGTTTTGAAGTGGTGGTAGTCaatacttgtaacaccccttacctatGTCCGACGCCGGGACaggatacgaggcattaccggtcTTAAACACAAGTAACCATACAAAACCgagccataaaattttcattcaatttaaaactatttatacatATGCATCATCAACAACTCTTATACGAGCATAATTATATCTAATTAACAAACCATACCATTGAGCAAAACTTAGCCATTGGACATCAAGACTTCTAGCACATACAACCATTAGGAATTTAGGCCATACCCACAACTCATCATGTATCATGCAAACACAACTCACATCACAAGACATTggcatataattaatatatatatgtaggcTTACAGCCAATTAGCCAATATAAGCCAAGTTACATGGCTACACATAAATCAAACTTTTAACCattacaaaccaaaacataATAACTCATACACAAAATGACtgagtccctatacatgccataaaattaaaaatgcttGAATACGTTGATACCGATCAATAGCTTGATACTGTGATAGAATCTCCGACGATCTCCAACTCGAGCTAGTATCTATGACActataggaaaaaaaaagaaagggggtaagctatatagcttagtaagttggtatgtaaataataagcaatctgttaacatgcttttaccaatcctcacaacatgttctcaagataatacaatcaaaattgcacatagttccactatttactcatgCTCACATCAAGCTGTCTACTcggtcatagtcactaaattatttatatcttgcgctacggaactccaaattaggaTCCGCTtgattttcctgaaactaggctcacatatcttcttaccataaaatttttagaatttttggtctATCCAATAAGTAGATTTAATTCTTCGAAGTGATCCTTGTTCTGCTATCTGACAGTTCCGATCCTTattctctaaaaattaattatctcatagtacgggattcagatgatattcccgtttgtttctcttgaaaataaactcattaataattttaatcatataaattctaacccataattctttttatacaatttttaatgattttccaaagtcagaacaggggattccaaaatcattctgacattatctcacaaaaattcaaatatctcataatacgagattcttttgcttacaccgtttcttctatgtgaaactagactcaataagatttaatttcatgtcttattaAACCTCTAATgcaattcccacaatttttggtgattttttaaatttatacaactgctgctgtccaaaactgttttcttacaaattttactctttcatgatttct
This genomic window contains:
- the LOC105801499 gene encoding uncharacterized protein LOC105801499, which translates into the protein MESRITKWKNLKQKLGLKAMGMGCCGATWNPRPRISTISILDEDEETPQSQQVITRTTTRFNVVNSATVPLLLARHHHQQQQAVPTPPTSASGMNLAMALAAERNLRGTNDNTNNVGPRPVQVKTLMRLIEETEGEDCWTQQEEQLKKKQRKEVVENEGGGGGSCDWMCCVCMERKKGAAFIPCGHAFCRVCSREVCLNRGSCPVCNRSILDILDIF